A part of Aspergillus flavus chromosome 1, complete sequence genomic DNA contains:
- a CDS encoding oxidoreductase: protein MSTHISTNKLANTRVLIVGGTSGIGFAVARVVLEHGASIIVASSKPDKVNSAITRLKTFYPDEEHTNRIAGTVCNLADRETLEANVVNLYNFATAPDTFPNAQGTQTTDGKVLLDHVVMTAGDALGLRKPTDPTFDVPYIESSGTVRFIGSLILAKHAPTYLRQAPSSSMTFTSGVLTTRPAPGWTLVAATGSAIEGMARGLAVDLAPIRVNTVSPGAVLTEIFGTLETDSLEKMIEMFRGQTLTGEIGKPEDVAEAYLYAMKDCFLTGELIGSNGGKLLK from the coding sequence ATGAGCACCCACATCTCCACCAACAAACTCGCCAACACCCGCGTCCTTATCGTAGGAGGTACATCCGGCATCGGCTTTGCCGTAGCCCGAGTTGTCCTCGAGCACGGCGCCTCCATCATCGTTGCCAGCTCCAAACCCGACAAAGTCAACTCCGCCATCACCCGCCTGAAGACCTTCTACCCGGACGAGGAGCACACAAACCGCATCGCCGGCACCGTCTGCAATCTTGCTGATCGCGAAACCCTCGAAGCTAACGTAGTGAACCTCTACAATTTCGCCACGGCCCCGGATACCTTCCCGAACGCACAGGGAACCCAGACCACGGACGGCAAAGTCCTCCTTGACCATGTGGTTATGACAGCCGGTGATGCTCTCGGCCTCCGCAAACCCACCGACCCAACCTTCGATGTCCCCTACATCGAGTCTTCGGGCACCGTCCGCTTCATCGGCTCACTCATCCTCGCCAAGCATGCCCCGACCTACCTTCGTCAGGCACCATCTTCGTCGATGACCTTCACCAGCGGCGTGTTGACCACTCGCCCGGCACCGGGATGGACGCTCGTGGCTGCTACCGGCTCTGCTATTGAGGGTATGGCGCGCGGATTGGCGGTTGATCTGGCGCCTATTCGGGTGAACACGGTTTCGCCGGGAGCGGTGTTGACGGAGATATTTGGGACGTTGGAGACGGATAGTCTGGAGAAAATGATTGAGATGTTCCGGGGTCAGACGCTTACTGGGGAGATTGGGAAGCCGGAGGATGTGGCTGAGGCGTATCTTTATGCTATGAAAGATTGCTTTTTGACGGGGGAGTTGATTGGGAGTAACGGGGGGAAGTTGTTGAAGTAG
- a CDS encoding putative acetyl-CoA hydrolase Ach1 (unnamed protein product): protein MSASALLRSRVRRPSYLKKLAKAEDLIEFFPHGSYIGWSGFTGVGYPKKVPTALADHVEKNGLEGKLQYTLFVGASSGAETENRWARLNMIERRSPHQVGKEIAKGINSGQIKFFDKHLSMFPSDLVYGWYTLNKPKNRLDVAVIEASAITEDGGIIPGASVGASPELVQMADKVIIEVNTASPSFEGLHDITMSELPPRRKPYLILQPEDRIGTPHIPVDPEKVVAIVESDYPDQTQPNAPEDATSQAIATNLIEFLKHEVNHGRLPQNLLPIQSGIGNIANAVIGGLSKGGADFTNLKVWTEVLQDSFLDLFDSGNLDFATATSIRFSPDGFKRFYDNWERYAGKLLLRSQQVSNSPEIIRRLGCIGMNTPVEVDIYAHANSTCVMGSRMLNGLGGSADFLRSSKYSIMHTPSTRPSKVDPTGVSCIVPFCTHIDQTEHDLDVVVTEQGLADVRGLSPRERARVIIDKCSHPDYKPILTDYLDRAEYECLKKGMGHEPHLLFQAFKMHQNLAEKGTMKINGWD from the exons ATgtctgcttctgctcttctAAGAAGTCGTGTTAGGCGGCCTTCCTACCTCAAGAAGCTAGCCAAGGCAGAGGATCTCATCGAATTCTTTCCTCATGGCTCTTACATCGGCTGGTCCGGATTTACGGGTGTTGGGTACCCCAA GAAAGTTCCAACGGCACTGGCCGACCATGTCGAGAAGAATGGACTTGAAGGAAAGCTGCAGTACACCTTGTTTGTCGGTGCTTCATCTGGCGCCGAGACGGAGAACCGCTGGGCTAGACTGAATATGATCGAGCGTCGGAGTCCTCACCAGGTCGGCAAGGAGATTGCCAAGGGTATCAACTCCGGACAGATCAAATTCTTCGATAAGCATCTGAGCATGTTCCCCTCAGATCTGGTTTAT GGCTGGTACACACTGAACAAGCCTAAGAATAGGCTGGATGTCGCCGTCATTGAGGCATCCGCCATCACCGAGGATGGTGGTATCATCCCTGGTGCTTCCGTCGGTGCTTCACCGGAATTGGTTCAGATGGCAGATAAGGTCATCATTGAAGTGAACACCGCCAGCCCTTCATTCGAGGGCCTCCACGATATCACCATGTCTGAGCTTCCTCCGAGACGCAAGCCTTACCTCATCCTTCAGCCCGAGGACCGCATCGGAACTCCTCACATTCCTGTTGACCCCGAGAAGGTTGTTGCTATCGTTGAGTCGGATTATCCCGACCAGACCCAGCCCAACGCCCCGGAGGACGCGACTTCGCAGGCCATTGCGACCAATTTGATTGAATTCCTGAAGCACGAGGTCAACCATGGCCGCCTGCCCCAGAACCTGTTGCCGATCCAGTCTGGCATTGGAAACATTGCCAACGCTGTCATCGGTGGCTTGAGCAAGGGTGGTGCTGATTTCACCAACCTGAAGGTCTGGACTGAGGTGCTGCAGGATTCTTTCCTGGACTTGTTCGATAGCGGCAACCTGGACTTCGCCACGGCGACTTCGATTCGTTTCTCTCCCGATGGATTCAAGCGTTTCTACGACAACTGGGAGCGCTATGCCGGcaagcttctcctccgcTCTCAGCAGGTGTCCAACTCCCCCGAGATCATCCGTCGCTTGGGCTGCATTGGCATGAACACCCCCGTTGAGGTGGATATCTACGCCCATGCCAACAGCACCTGTGTCATGGGTTCCCGCATGCTGAACGGTCTTGGTGGCTCCGCCGATTTCCTCCGCAGCTCGAAATACAGTATCATGCACACTCCTAGTACCCGCCCTAGCAAGGTTGATCCCACCGGTGTCAGCTGTATTGTGCCTTTCTGCACACACATTGACCAGACTGAGCACGATCTGGACGTCGTCGTTACTGAACAG GGTCTTGCCGACGTGCGTGGTCTGTCTCCTCGCGAGCGTGCTCGTGTCATTATCGACAAGTGCTCTCACCCCGACTACAAGCCAATTCTCACGGACTACCTCGACCGGGCCGAGTACGAGTGCCTGAAGAAGGGTATGGGCCACGAGCCTCACCTGCTCTTCCAGGCCTTCAAGATGCACCAGAACCTGGCTGAGAAGGGAACTATGAAGATCAACGGCTGGGACTAA
- a CDS encoding phosphatase PP2A regulatory subunit B yields the protein MVDRDPGTPTWKFTQCFGDKGDVEDITEADIISTVEFDHTGNYLATGDKGGRVVLFERNETKKTCEYKFHTEFQSHEPEFDYLKSLEIEEKINKIKWCRRSNSSHFLLSTNDKTIKLWKVFDKSLKVVAENNLSTELTPAGVGGGGAPRAPRLSFKDPSMLKLPRMTHHDTVVAAVPRRTYANAHAYHINSISVNSDGETFISSDDLRINLWNLNIQDQSFNIVDIKPANMEELTEVITAAEFHPTSCNWFMYASSKGTIKLADMRQRALCDEHHKLFEQEEDASSRSFFSEIISSISDVRFSHDGRYIVSRDYLTVKIWDVNMERQPVKTIPIHEHLRPRLCDTYENDSIFDKFEVVFSGDAENVMTGSYNNNFMIYPTDPAKETEIVLQADKSAFKAKKVGVPTPMNKGANGKKGNTRAGSPGGPGSRMKKETDADQIDFNKKILHMSWHPYEDSIAIAATNNLFVFSAL from the exons atggtAGACAGGGATCCAGGTACACCTACCTGGAAGTTCACACA ATGCTTTGGTGATAAGGGCGACGTTGAAGATATCACAGAAG CGGATATCATTTCTACTGTCGAGTTCGATCATACCGGAAACTATCTTGCTACAGGAGATAAGGGTGGGAGAGTAGTATTGTTCGAGCGGAATGAGACG AAAAAAACATGCGAGTATAAATTTCACACCGAGTTCCAGTCCCATGAGCCAGAATTCGACTATTTGAAATCACTAGAAatcgaggagaagatcaacaagatTAAGTGGTGCAGGCGATCAAACTCgtctcattttcttctctcgaCAAATGACAAAACGATAAAACTCTGGAAGGTGTTCGATAAGTCGTTGAAGGTCGTTGCAGAAAATAACCTCTCGACTGAGCTTACACCCGCAGGcgttgggggtggaggggcGCCTCGCGCCCCTCGTTTGTCTTTCAAAGATCCATCAATGTTGAAGCTTCCCAGGATGACACACCATGATACCGTTGTGGCAGCCGTGCCTCGAAGGACGTATGCAAATGCACACGCATACCACATAAACAGCATTTCCGTCAACAGCGACGGGGAAACCTTTATTAGTAGCGATGACCTCCGAATCAATTTGTGGAACCTTAATATCCAAGACCAGAGTTTCAACATTGTCGATATCAAACCCGCAAACATGGAGGAGCTGACGGAAGTGATTACGGCTGCGGAATTCCACCCGACCAGCTGCAATTGGTTTATGTACGCCAGCTCGAAAGGCACAATCAAGCTTGCCGACATGCGGCAGCGGGCGTTGTGTGATGAACACCATAAAC TCTTCGAGCAAGAGGAGGATGCCTCCTCCCGCTCATTCTTCTCCGAGATTATTTCTTCGATTTCCGACGTACGGTTTTCGCATGATGGTCGCTATATCGTGTCGAGGGACTACCTTACTGTTAAAATCTGGGATGTCAACATGGAGCGCCAACCAGTGAAGACGATTCCCATCCACGAGCATTTGCGGCCACGCCTGTGTGACACTTATGAGAATGACAGTATCTTCGATAAGTTCGAAGTGGTCTTCTCTGGAGATGCGGAGAATGTCATGACTGGAAGTTACAACAACAACTTTATGATCTACCCTACCGACCCAGCCAAGGAGACCGAGATTGTGTTGCAGGCGGATAAATCGGCGttcaaagcaaagaaggttGGCGTACCAACGCCGATGAACAAGGGTGCCAATGGCAAGAAGGGAAATACCCGAGCTGGAAGCCCTGGTGGTCCTGGCAGCcggatgaagaaggagacgGACGCAGATCAGATCGACTTTAACAAGAAGATCTTACACATGAGCTGGCATCCTTATGAGGATAGTATTGCTATTGCTGCTACTAACAAC ctttttgttttctccgCATTGTAA
- a CDS encoding flavoprotein subunit of fumarate reductase (fumarate reductase Osm1, putative), producing MAPAPRVIVVGGGLSGLSAAHTVYLNGGNVLVLDKQAFFGGNSTKATSGINGALTRTQVDLGIQDSVKTFYEDTLKSARDKARPELIKVLTYKSAAAVEWLMDVFNLDLTLVSRLGGHSQPRTHRGHDAKFPGMAITYALMQRLEELTEKEPERVQIVKKARVTSVNKTGNTVTGVTYEYDGETHTADGIVILATGGYAADFGDGSLLKQHRPDTFGLSSTNGTHATGDGQKMLMEIGANGIDMDKVQVHPTGLVDPKDPTAKFKFLAAEALRGEGGLLLNSDGQRFSDELGHRDYVSGQMWKEKEKGKWPIRLVLNSKASNVLDFHTRHYSGRGLMKKISGKELAKEIGCGEAALQKTFQEYNAIAEGKQKDPWGKRFFHNLPFDINDTFHVALMEPVLHFTMGGIEINEHAEVLNSEKKPFEGLYACGELAGGVHGANRLGGSSLLGCVVYGRVAGDSASQHLFQKLVSGGASSAAQRLGQISLHIDPSTPGKISVEWSGAAGSGAQIPAGAGTPAAATEPAKASATPAGASSTAKANDPKKFEIPETEYSMEEIAKHNKKDDLWIVVKGVVLDVTNWLDEHPGGANALFNFMGRDATEEFAMLHDDEVIPKYAAQIVIGRVKGQTPSLEL from the exons ATGGCTCCCGCCCCCAGAGTAATTGTTGTCGGCGGTGGAT TGTCCGGTCTCTCCGCCGCTCACACCGTCTACCTTAACGGTGGAAATGTCCTCGTTTTAGATAAGCAAG CTTTCTTCGGTGGCAACTCCACCAAGGCTACTTCGGGTATCAATGGCGCCCTTACTCGCACTCAGGTCGACCTGGGCATCCAGGACAGCGTCAAGACCTTCTACGAAGACACCCTGAAATCCGCCAGAGACAAGGCTCGCCCCGAGCTCATTAAGGTCCTCACATACAAGTCCGCAGCCGCTGTGGAATGGCTGATGGATGTTTTCAACCTCGATCTCACCCTTGTTTCTCGTCTCGG TGGTCACTCCCAGCCCCGCACACACCGTGGTCACGATGCCAAATTCCCTGGCATGGCCATCACCTACGCCCTCATGCAACGGTTAGAAGAGCTTACCGAGAAGGAGCCCGAGCGTGTACAGATCGTCAAGAAGGCTCGTGTCACCTCTGTCAACAAGACTGGCAACACCGTAACTGGTGTTACCTATGAGTACGATGGCGAGACACACACCGCCGACGGTATTGTCATCTTGGCCACTGGTGGTTATGCCGCAGACTTCGGCGACGGCTCCCTTCTGAAGCAGCACCGCCCCGACACCTTCGGCCTGTCCAGCACGAACGGCACACACGCCACTGGTGATGGTCAGAAGATGTTGATGGAGATTGGTGCCAACGGTATCGACATGGACAAGGTTCAGGTCCACCCCACGGGTCTTGTTGACCCCAAGGACCCGACCGCCAAGTTCAAGTTCCTTGCTGCTGAGGCTCTCCGTGGTGAGGGTGGTCTTCTCCTTAACTCCGATGGCCAGCGGTTCTCGGATGAGCTCGGTCACCGTGATTATGTCTCGGGCCAGatgtggaaggagaaggagaagggcaagtGGCCCATTCGCCTCGTCCTGAACAGCAAGGCATCCAACGTTTTGGACTTCCACACCCGTCACTACTCTGGCCGTGGTCTcatgaagaagatctccggCAAGGAGTTGGCTAAGGAGATCGGCTGCGGCGAGGCGGCTCTTCAGAAGACCTTCCAGGAATACAATGCCATTGCTGAGGGCAAGCAGAAGGATCCTTGGGGCAAGCGTTTCTTCCACAACCTGCCCTTCGACATCAACGACACCTTCCACGTGGCTCTGATGGAGCCTGTCCTGCACTTCACTATGGGTGGTATCGAGATCAACGAGCACGCCGAGGTTCTGAACTCGGAGAAGAAGCCTTTTGAGGGACTCTATGCTTGTGGTGAGCTCGCTGGTGGTGTCCACGGTGCCAACCGTCTCGGTGGTTCTTCTCTCCTGGGATGTGTTGTCTACGGTCGCGTTGCTGGTGACAGCGCCAGCCAGCACCTCTTCCAGAAGCTGGTCTCTGGCGGTGCTTCCAGCGCTGCTCAGCGTCTGGGCCAGATCTCTCTGCACATCGATCCTTCTACTCCAGGAAAGATCTCCGTCGAGTGGAGCGGCGCTGCTGGCAGCGGTGCTCAGATTCCCGCAGGTGCTGGAactcctgctgctgctactgaGCCTGCTAAGGCTAGCGCTACCCCGGCCGGTGCCTCTTCCACCGCCAAGGCCAATGATCCCAAGAAGTTCGAGATCCCCGAGACCGAATACTCCATGGAAGAAATTGCCAAGCACAACAAGAAGGACGACCTGTGGATCGTCGTCAAGGGTGTCGTCCTGGATGTGACCAACTGGCTGGATGAGCACCCTGGTGGCGCTAACGCTCTCTTCAACTTCATGGGCCGTGATGCCACCGAAGAGTTCGCCATGCTTCACGATGACGAAGTCATCCCCAAGTATGCCGCCCAGATTGTCATCGGCCGCGTCAAGGGCCAGACCCCCAGCCTCGAGCTTTAG
- a CDS encoding aldehyde dehydrogenase family protein (aldehyde dehydrogenase family protein) gives MAAEASSSPPSVIPLIINGKEEVPESTFDVISPYTNQRCWATASASPQDAIRAVEAAEAAFPAWSQTKPTVRRDILLKAADILESRLVQNAEYMRTEMGADVGASQYFIVPLGIRMLRDIAGRITSICGSVPVVEEEGQSAIVYKEPMGVILGIVPWNAPYVFGVRSAACALAAGNTTILKSSELSPCSYWALARAFEDAGLPAGCLNLISCRPQDAPHVVNTMIEHPAVRKINFTGSTAVGRQIARSCGQNLKPCLMELGGKNSSIVCADANIETAVKGVLAGAYLNSGQICMATDRILVHSSIAPTFMEALKSALNSNLDPSSPPPTLVNVASKARVERLISDALSSGAHLIHGSANQTSEAQLEAGVRMAPVLLGGVREDMKVWQEEAFASLAACMVVDSDEEAIRIANSSGYGLSASVFTEDLRKGLAMAKRIQSGAVHINSMTIHDEPALPHGGVKNSGWGRFNTAQGLEEFLVTKSVTWMD, from the exons ATGGCCGCTGAAGCTAgttcctcccctccctcgGTAATACCTTTGATTATCAATGGCAAGGAGGAAGTGCCTGAGTCTACGTTCGACGTCATCAGTCCGTATACCAACCAGCGCTGCTGGGCTACAGCTTCCGCCTCTCCTCAGGACGCTATCCGTGCCGTTGAGGCCGCCGAGGCAGCCTTCCCGGCCTGGTCGCAGACCAAACCCACCGTCCGACGGGATATCTTACTCAAGGCAGCCGATATCCTGGAAAGTCGCCTTGTTCAAAATGCGGAGTATATGCGAACAGAAATGGGTGCGGATGTAGGAGCGTCACAATACTTTATCGTGCCGCTTGGTATTCGCATGTTGAGGGACATTGCCGGGCGCATTACCTCCATCTGCGGAAGCGTACCCGTCGTAGAAGAAGAGGGCCAGAGCGCCATTGTTTACAAGGAGCCGATGGGTGTGATCTTGGGTATTGTGCCTTG GAATGCTCCGTACGTATTTGGTGTCCGCTCCGCCGCCTGCGCGCTGGCTGCCGGCAATACAACCATCCTAAAATCCTCCGAACTCTCACCCTGCTCATACTGGGCACTTGCTCGTGCTTTCGAAGATGCCGGTTTACCCGCCGGCTGCCTGAACCTCATATCATGTCGGCCCCAGGATGCACCCCATGTAGTCAACACCATGATCGAACACCCAGCTGTGCGCAAGATCAACTTCACCGGAAGCACAGCCGTCGGAAGACAGATTGCCCGGTCCTGCGGTCAAAACCTCAAACCGTGCCTGATGGAGCTGGGAGGAAAGAACAGCTCGATTGTGTGCGCAGATGCGAACATCGAAACCGCTGTGAAGGGCGTATTGGCCGGGGCTTATTTGAAC TCTGGTCAGATCTGCATGGCCACAGATCGGATCCTCGTCCACTCCTCCATTGCGCCGACCTTTATGGAAGCACTCAAGAGCGCTTTGAACTCGAACCTCGACCCATCCTCTCCGCCTCCAACTTTGGTCAATGTGGCCTCTAAAGCGAGAGTCGAGCGTCTGATCTCGGATGCCTTATCGAGTGGCGCCCATTTAATCCACGGATCCGCAAACCAGACGTCGGAGGCTCAACTCGAGGCCGGTGTTCGCATGGCCCCTGTCCTCCTTGGTGGCGTTAGGGAAGATATGAAGGTTTGGCAGGAGGAGGCGTTTGCTTCGTTAGCGGCGTGCATGGTGGTCGACAGCGATGAAGAGGCCATCCGGATCGCGAATAGCAGTGGATATGGCCTGTCGGCTTCCGTGTTCACCGAGGACTTGCGAAAGGGATTGGCTATGGCCAAGCGGATTCAATCTGG CGCTGTCCATATCAACAGTATGACCATCCACGACGAACCCGCCTTGCCACACGGTGGTGTCAAGAACAGCGGATGGGGTCGATTCAATACTGCTCAAGGCTTGGAAGAATTCCTGGTAACCAAGAGCGTAACCTGGATGGATTAA
- a CDS encoding COP9 signalosome complex subunit 4: MASQKITSALAEIQSSANPQNKLQLYNDLLSDVASTSSGDQLSQDLTFYLDSILSEDISIVAARPLLDSFIDVLRKLNPETQIKVGQHAITLLQSRSTSVEEQDAQIRELLADAYESEEEYIAAARTLQGIHIDSSQRLVSDAAKVRLWIRIVRLYLEEDDTTSAEAVLNRIKNLPSKIEDHELQLHFKLSQARILDARRKFLDASQEYFNVSLAAGVDESDRLQALAAAIRCAVLGPAGPQRSRILATLYKDDRATSVEEFGILEKMFLDRLLTPAEVTAFSQRLAPHQLAQTADGTTVLDKAVVEHNLVAASKLYENITTDALGAILGLEASGDLTAGEKAEAYAARMVEQGRLSGSIDQIDGIIYFESSTAGTGRHIRQWDAGVQGLAEDVERVATSITDAFPDFAVGQTVH, encoded by the exons ATGGCTTCACAGAAGATCACCTCCGCCCTCGCGGAGATTCAATCGTCCGCGAATCCCCAAAACAAGCTACAGCTTTACAACGACCTTCTGTCCGACGTTGCCTCAACATCATCTGGAGACCAGCTGTCTCAAGATCTGACTTTTTATCTCGACTCCATCCTCAGTGAAGACATCAGCATCGTCGCCGCCCGCCCACTCCTCGACTCATTCATTGACGTTCTCCGGAAACTGAACCCCGAAACCCAGATCAAAGTAGGCCAACACGCTATTACACTCCTCCAGTCTCGCTCCACATCAGTCGAAGAACAAGATGCCCAGATTCGCGAACTCCTCGCAGACGCATACGAgtccgaagaagaatacaTTGCAGCAGCACGGACACTACAAGGGATTCACATCGACAGCTCACAACGCCTGGTATCCGACGCAGCAAAGGTGCGACTCTGGATCCGAATCGTGCGGCTCTACCTAGAGGAAGACGATACAACTAGTGCAGAGGCGGTCTTGAACCGAATTAAGAACCTGCCCAGCAAGATCGAAGATCacgagctgcagctgcattTCAAGCTCTCCCAGGCCCGCATCCTAGACGCTCGGAGGAAATTCCTCGATGCCAGCCAGGAATACTTCAATGTGAGTCTCGCGGCCGGTGTCGACGAGAGCGATCGTCTGCaggctttggctgctgccATCCGCTGTGCGGTCCTGGGCCCGGCTGGTCCGCAGCGCTCCCGGATTCTGGCCACGTTGTACAAGGATGATCGGGCGACGTCTGTGGAGGAGTTTGGTAttctggagaagatgttCTTGGATCGACTATTGACGCCCGCTGAAGTCACAGCTTTTTCGCAGAGGTTAGCCCCTCACCAGCTTGCACAGACGGCGGACGGGACTACTGTTCTCGATAAGGCGGTGGTTGAACATAACCTCGTCGCGGCGAGTAAATTGTATGAGAATATTACTACGGATGCGCTGGGCGCTATTCTGGGACTCGAGGCAAGTGGGGATCTGACGGCGGGTGAAAAGGCCGAGGCCTATGCGGCGCGGATGGTCGAACAAGGCCGGTTGAGCGGCAGCATTGATCAGATCGATGGGATCATCTACTTTGAATCGAGCACAGCTGGTACCGGGCGGCATATTAGGCAATGGGATGCTGGGGTCCAAGGACTCGCGGAGGATGTGGAAAGAGTAGCGACCAGTATCACGGACGCATTCCCG GACTTTGCAGTCGGGCAGACCGTACACTAA